In Deinococcota bacterium, a single genomic region encodes these proteins:
- a CDS encoding nucleotidyltransferase domain-containing protein, which translates to MRSSPGFRALLERRRAERERLIEEARAYAERLRAGLGEASVFLYGSVARGDFNMASDLDLLVVSSRLPAEPLERLRLLQSFALGREEPKGLLPDEYARLKESKKLWYLEGALEL; encoded by the coding sequence ATCAGATCGTCACCTGGGTTCAGAGCGCTGCTTGAGCGCCGCCGGGCCGAGCGCGAGCGCTTGATCGAAGAGGCTCGAGCCTACGCCGAGCGCCTGCGCGCGGGACTGGGTGAGGCCAGCGTCTTTCTCTACGGCTCCGTTGCCAGGGGCGACTTCAATATGGCCAGCGACCTCGATTTGCTCGTCGTCTCTTCGCGGTTACCCGCCGAGCCCTTGGAGCGCCTCAGGCTGCTTCAATCCTTCGCGCTGGGCCGCGAGGAGCCCAAGGGCCTGCTTCCCGATGAATACGCCCGCCTGAAGGAGAGCAAGAAGCTGTGGTATCTCGAGGGCGCCCTCGAGCTCTAG